Proteins co-encoded in one Halorussus lipolyticus genomic window:
- a CDS encoding coenzyme F420-0:L-glutamate ligase: MDVFAVPGLPEVRPGDDLASLIAERTDLRDDDVLLVASTVVSKAEDRRADLADFPAGPRAKEIAERLEDISGEEKDPRFAQAVLEESTELIMEAPFLLTATKFGHVGVNAGIDRSNVGDGERDLLLLPERPGESADRIRRNLDADPAVIVTDTSGRPFRHGQRGVALGWSGMPASRDWRGEEDRDGHELEVTVEAVVDELAATANLVTGEGDDGLPVAVVRDWEFGNHEGSDNLYRDVDGDFVRQALRGWEFARD, from the coding sequence GGCGACGACCTCGCCTCGCTGATAGCCGAGCGGACCGACCTCCGAGACGACGACGTTCTGCTGGTCGCCAGCACCGTCGTCTCGAAGGCCGAGGACCGCCGGGCCGACCTCGCTGATTTCCCGGCGGGACCCAGAGCGAAGGAAATAGCCGAGCGACTCGAAGACATTTCCGGCGAGGAGAAAGACCCCCGGTTCGCCCAAGCCGTGCTGGAGGAGAGTACCGAACTCATCATGGAAGCGCCTTTCTTGCTGACCGCGACCAAGTTCGGCCACGTCGGCGTCAACGCCGGCATCGACCGGTCGAACGTCGGAGACGGAGAACGCGATTTACTCCTGCTCCCCGAGCGACCCGGCGAGAGCGCCGACCGGATTCGCCGAAATCTCGACGCCGACCCCGCGGTCATCGTGACCGACACCTCCGGGCGGCCCTTCCGCCACGGCCAGCGAGGAGTCGCGCTCGGATGGTCCGGCATGCCGGCGTCCCGCGACTGGCGGGGCGAGGAGGACCGAGACGGCCACGAACTCGAAGTCACCGTCGAGGCCGTCGTGGACGAACTCGCGGCGACGGCGAACCTCGTGACCGGCGAGGGCGACGACGGCCTGCCCGTGGCGGTCGTCCGCGACTGGGAGTTCGGCAACCACGAGGGGAGCGACAACCTCTACCGCGACGTGGACGGCGATTTCGTCCGGCAGGCGCTCAGGGGGTGGGAGTTTGCTCGGGATTGA
- a CDS encoding 5,10-methylenetetrahydromethanopterin reductase produces MLGIELTPEHPIGDLVEIGQQAEREGFDALFASCHYNNRDPFVVLDRVATATDDLLVGPGVVNPYETHPVSLSSRVATLDEASDGRAVCGLGAGDRSTLTNLGFDRDKPLRRVLEAMKVSQKLWAGERVDHDGTFQATDAALNYPEAVSEIPVYVGAQGPHMIRMSAKHADGVLVNASHPKDFEWADQRVEEGLAERPEDRGPFDFAAYASVSVADDADEAREAARPPVAFIAGGSAPPVLDRHGIDREVAKEIGEKIESGDFSDAFEAVTPEMIDAFCIAGTPETAAEKIDRVLEYADSFVAGSPLGPDPMEAVSLVAEACDSPSRE; encoded by the coding sequence TTGCTCGGGATTGAACTCACCCCGGAGCATCCGATTGGGGACCTCGTGGAAATCGGCCAGCAGGCCGAGCGAGAGGGCTTCGACGCCCTCTTTGCGAGTTGCCACTACAACAACCGCGACCCCTTCGTGGTCCTCGATAGGGTGGCCACGGCGACCGACGACCTGCTCGTCGGCCCCGGCGTGGTCAACCCCTACGAGACCCATCCGGTCTCGCTCTCGTCCCGCGTCGCCACGCTGGACGAGGCCAGCGACGGCCGGGCGGTCTGCGGCCTCGGCGCTGGCGACCGCTCGACGCTCACCAACCTCGGATTCGACCGCGACAAGCCCCTCCGGCGCGTGCTGGAGGCGATGAAGGTCTCCCAGAAGCTCTGGGCCGGCGAGCGCGTGGACCACGACGGGACGTTTCAGGCCACTGACGCCGCGCTGAACTACCCGGAAGCCGTCTCGGAGATTCCGGTCTACGTCGGCGCGCAGGGACCGCACATGATTCGGATGTCGGCGAAACACGCCGACGGCGTGCTGGTCAACGCCTCGCACCCGAAGGACTTCGAGTGGGCCGACCAGCGGGTCGAGGAGGGACTGGCAGAGCGCCCCGAGGACCGCGGCCCCTTCGACTTCGCGGCCTACGCCAGTGTCAGCGTGGCCGACGACGCCGACGAGGCCCGCGAGGCCGCCCGACCCCCGGTCGCGTTCATCGCTGGCGGTTCCGCCCCGCCGGTCCTCGACAGGCACGGAATCGACCGCGAGGTGGCCAAAGAAATCGGCGAGAAAATCGAGTCGGGCGACTTCTCGGACGCCTTCGAGGCGGTCACGCCCGAGATGATAGACGCCTTCTGCATCGCCGGGACGCCAGAGACCGCCGCGGAAAAAATCGACCGCGTGCTGGAGTACGCCGATAGCTTCGTCGCCGGGTCACCGCTCGGCCCGGACCCGATGGAGGCGGTTAGCCTCGTTGCTGAGGCCTGCGACTCGCCGTCTCGGGAATGA
- a CDS encoding DUF7573 domain-containing protein, with protein sequence MPEDQSLDTFDSAESADDAPDADPAVSTFDWSPAGGECADCGASVERRWRADGERDGELVCADCKEW encoded by the coding sequence GTGCCCGAGGACCAATCGCTCGATACCTTCGATTCGGCCGAGAGTGCAGACGACGCCCCGGACGCCGACCCTGCCGTCTCCACGTTCGACTGGTCGCCGGCGGGCGGCGAGTGCGCCGACTGTGGGGCGTCGGTCGAACGCCGCTGGCGGGCCGACGGCGAGCGCGATGGCGAACTCGTCTGCGCCGACTGCAAGGAGTGGTAG
- a CDS encoding TetR/AcrR family transcriptional regulator yields MPPEGLFERAADDTRTEIMEATYEALTEYGYADLTIQRIADEFDKSKSLLYHHHDGKDDLLTGFLEFALDHFEEDMSLADSGPADERLDALFDVLVDTDSDVDEEFVGVLVELRAQAVSDEAYADQFAKNNEFLRSHVTDIIADGIDEGVFREVDPEQTASFLVTLLNGRMTERTTTENPDAARSVRRELDRYVETRLLAENPEAGHAASNADACRSTGGMGK; encoded by the coding sequence ATGCCTCCGGAGGGTCTTTTCGAACGAGCGGCCGACGACACGCGCACCGAAATCATGGAGGCGACCTACGAGGCGCTGACCGAGTACGGCTACGCCGACCTCACGATTCAGCGCATCGCCGACGAGTTCGACAAGAGCAAGTCGCTCCTCTATCACCACCACGACGGCAAGGACGACCTGCTGACGGGATTTCTGGAGTTCGCGCTCGACCACTTCGAGGAGGACATGTCGCTGGCCGACAGCGGCCCGGCCGACGAGCGACTCGACGCGCTGTTCGACGTGCTGGTTGACACCGACTCGGACGTTGACGAGGAGTTCGTCGGCGTCCTCGTGGAACTCCGGGCACAGGCCGTCAGCGACGAAGCCTACGCCGACCAGTTCGCCAAGAACAACGAGTTCCTGCGGAGCCACGTCACCGACATCATCGCCGACGGCATCGACGAGGGCGTCTTCCGCGAGGTGGACCCCGAGCAGACGGCCTCGTTCCTGGTGACCCTTCTCAACGGCCGGATGACCGAGCGCACCACGACCGAGAATCCCGACGCCGCCCGATCCGTCCGGAGAGAACTGGACCGGTACGTCGAGACGCGCCTCCTCGCCGAGAACCCTGAGGCAGGTCACGCCGCGTCGAACGCGGACGCCTGCCGTTCGACCGGCGGGATGGGCAAGTAA